The Vespula pensylvanica isolate Volc-1 chromosome 5, ASM1446617v1, whole genome shotgun sequence genome includes a window with the following:
- the LOC122629077 gene encoding selenoprotein S-like, translating into MLLLNFYFQMAWAYIASVGWYIVALIGVIWYTYPYIQDKYTNWKIKKDEAEYAAKYHKNSDLLQQRLSAVEASRQKMQEQYLKSTLIAKEKEEERKQKKKEEVSNLLDDDIMSQGSKDEPSTSKGPKSKALRRGYNPLMGDSSRGYRPPKRSCCGKGGCG; encoded by the exons ATGTtgctattaaatttttattttcaaatgg CATGGGCTTATATAGCTTCTGTCGGTTGGTATATCGTTGCTTTAATAGGAGTAATATGGTATACCTATCCGTATATTCAAGATAAATATACAAACtggaaaattaagaaagacgAGGCAGAATATGCAGCAAAATATCATAAGA ATTCTGATCTTCTGCAACAAAGATTGTCAGCAGTGGAAGCTTCTAGACAAAAAATGCAAGAACAATATCTTAAATCCACTTTAAtagcaaaggaaaaagaagaagaa cggaagcaaaagaaaaaagaagaagttagTAATTTGCTAGACGATGATATTATGAGCCAAGGAAGTAAAGATGAACCCTCTACATCGAAAGGACCAAAGTCAAAAGCATTAAGACGAG GGTATAATCCATTAATGGGAGACAGTTCTCGAGGCTATAGGCCACCCAAGCGCAGTTGTTGTGGAAAGGGTGGATGTGGTTAA